Proteins encoded together in one Streptomyces umbrinus window:
- a CDS encoding SsgA family sporulation/cell division regulator, which produces MDFPGLELKIRMTLVAGPDWRVFVPVRLYYENTDPYAVQFSFDVTPDDVVRWTFARELLDQGLTAPAGLGDVKITPIGPLQNRCFSIELEPPDGYARLEGPAASVKAWLAKTFEVVPAGRESESVDIDSFLDELLNH; this is translated from the coding sequence ATGGACTTTCCCGGCCTGGAACTGAAGATCCGCATGACGCTCGTGGCCGGCCCGGACTGGCGTGTATTCGTCCCCGTGCGGCTGTACTACGAGAACACGGACCCCTACGCGGTGCAGTTTTCCTTCGACGTCACGCCCGACGATGTGGTCCGGTGGACGTTCGCCCGGGAACTGCTCGACCAGGGCCTCACCGCACCCGCTGGTCTCGGCGACGTGAAGATCACACCGATCGGCCCTCTCCAAAACCGCTGCTTCAGCATCGAACTGGAACCCCCCGACGGATACGCCCGCCTTGAAGGACCGGCAGCTTCTGTCAAGGCATGGCTCGCCAAGACCTTCGAGGTCGTTCCCGCAGGCCGGGAGTCTGAATCCGTCGACATCGACA